The Oncorhynchus tshawytscha isolate Ot180627B linkage group LG16, Otsh_v2.0, whole genome shotgun sequence nucleotide sequence AAATGTCAGCCACTGGTACTCTTTTGCGGAAGCCTTATTTTTCATATAGGGACAAAGAgcactacattttttaaaaataccaTTTGGAGGATTTCTGGAATCAGCAGGGAATGAACTGCGAGGGAAGCCTCCAACCTGAAATTTTCAACTGGGATTTCGCCTTCCTAATGTTACAGCTCTCTTTTTCCGCCCAGTGTCTCTCGGGCAGCTCAGACGGGACCATCCGGTTGTGGTCGCTGGGGCAGCAGCGGTGCATCGCCACCTACCGGGTGCATGATGAGGGCGTATGGGCCCTACAGGTCAACGAGGCCTTCACGCATGTCTACTCTGGTGGCCGTGACCGCAAGATCTACTGCACTGACCTGAGGAACCCAGAGCTCCGTATGCTCATCTGTGAGGAGAAGGCCCCCGTCCTCAAGGTGAGAGGGGTGTGGTTACTGGGATACTCTGAGCAGAGGGCATACTGGGAAATGTAGTTGCAACATCTGTAACTTGTAGATATTAGGCCTGGATGTTTATTGGACTTAGGTATTTTGAGCCATATACAATCCAATCATAATGTTACAATGTTTTTTCTTATGTCagccttaaaggcccagtgctgtcaaaaacatgtattttcctgtgttttatatatatttacacactatgaggttggaataatactgtgcaaTTGTGAAagtgatgataatgcccttttagtgtaaaagatgtttgaaaataccacctgaaatttcagcctgttttggtaggatggagttttggcctgccggGTGACATCACCAAAATTCTTGCTTCAGAAGtcgctctttgctaagaagctatttatCTTTCAGTTGTAATTTAAAACAAACATAGTAAGGTACTAAATTGTTACCaataaatgatttgatattgagataaaactggctgcattggacctttaagtgaaggctgctctgtctctccctggttCAGATGGAGCTGGACCGCTCAGCTGACCCCCCCACGGCCCTCTGGGTCTCCACCACCAAGTCCACCGTCAACAAATGGGTAAGCATCATAGCTGGAGTGGAACAACAGGGGTTTTATGAGTAATTGATATGTTAATATTACATGGAAGTAGAATTAAACTGgatataacacagtagaaacaaaGAATTCCGTATAGCCTGTGTGTCTCTTCTAAGAGAACCTTGTGTCTGTATACTTTTAATGCAATGTTCACTCCCTGATTTAATGTTTCCTGTCATGATTCATTGAAGTCTCTGAAGGGCATTCACAATTTCCGAGCATCTGGAGATTACGACAACGACTGCACTACTCCCCTGACGCCTCTCTGCACACAGCCCGAGCAGGTTGTTAAAGGTAAACATTTAACTTCATAAGTTTGTATCTTTGTATTGCAAATTCTGGTATTTAGAATGTAATAGAtattgtacactgagtgtacaaaacattatgaacacctgctctttctgacccggtgaatccaggtgaaagctatgatcccttattgacttgttaaatcgacttcagtcagtgtagaggagacgggttaaagaaggatttttaagctttgaagcaattgagacatggattgtctatgtctgccattcagagggtgaaggcAAGAAGGCAAAagatttcagtgcctttgaatggggaaaggtagtatgtgccaggcgcTGTGGTTTGtggcaagaactgcaacgctgctgggtttttcacgctcaaccgtttcccgtgtgtatcaagaacaaTCCACGACCCAAAGGACatcatgacacaactgtgggaagcattggggtcaacatgggccaacatccctgtggaatgcatttgacaccttgtagagtccatgccctgacgaattgaggctattctgagggcaaacggggggggggtgttcttaatgttttgtacactgtacgTTCTAGGCATAAATGGGTGTCATGTGTATTTCTGTCCACTAGGCGGAGCCAGCATTATTCAGTGCCACATTCTGAATGACAAGAGACATATACTAACCAAAGATACCAACAACAACGTTGCATACTGGGATATTTTAAAGGTGCGTGCCCAATGCTTTCTGTGTTTTACATTTGGGTTTTCTGCCATCTTCCGTCTCTCTGCCATCTCTTCATCATTTGCCATATTTTTTGATTGAATACCTCTTGTCCTCATTCAGGCGTGTAAAGGGGAAGACCTGGGAAAGATGGAGTTCGACGAAGAGATTAAAAAGAGGTTTAAAATGGTGTATGTGCCAAACTGGTTCTCTGTGGATCTTAAGACTGGGGTAAGATGATCCTGCcttcttttttttacattgtaaagCTTTGGACAGTAATAGCAATAGGTAAGACAGTGATCTGCTTTCATTTTAATGCACATATTCCGTTGGGTAGATGTTGACCATCACGCTGGATGAGAGCGACTGCTTTGCTGCGTGGGTGTCGGCCAAGGATGCAGGCTTCTCCAGTCCTGATGGGGCTGATCCCAAATGTGAGCgcttttaaaataaaatgtactgCCTAGCAAGATCACGTGGACTTTTTACCCACACAAAGTGAATATGGTCCCATATGTGCAGTACCGTCGGTATAGAGTTGTCTTCTCTTCTAGTGAACCTGGGTGGACTGCTGCTGCAGGCCTTACTGGAGTATTGGCCCCGGACCCACGTCAACCCTATGGATGAAGAAACCGAGATGAACCATGGTgcgctgttacacacacacacacacacacacacacacacacacacacacacacacacacacacacacacactgcaaaaaaggcatttcactgtacttgtgcacgtgacattaacaCTTGAAAAACACACTTACACCGACTACTGTagtaatatgtatataatataaagTATAATGCAGGCAGCCGTTGATATTCTTCTGACGTTATTGAGTTGAATTAAATCTATTAGTGATAGTCCATGttctgatggtgtgtgtgtgtgtgtgtgtgtgtctctgtcttcaGTGAATGGGGAGCATGAGAGCAGGATACAGAAAGGTAATGGCTACTTCCATGTTCCCCCTCACACGCCAGTCATCTTTGGAGAGGCAGGGGGAAGGACCCTGTTCAGGTAAAATACACAGCGTTACTTAGAATACATGAAATTTGAACATTTTCCATCCATGCTGCTGTTGAAGTCTGTGCTAAACCGCCCTGTCAGTCAGACATGGTTGGAAATAGTACTGGTTTTCGTTGAAATACTGTAGCTAAGCGGCACTCAATCAAGCTTTTGCCAGtgtaatggaaccaatggaatagtcccagaagtgcaaaccccacccacccggccctctctttctccaggttGTTGTGTCGAGACTCGGGTGGTGAAACTGAGTCCATGTTGCTCAACGAGACCGTGCCACAGTGGGTCATCGACATTACCGTGGATGTGAGCTCTCGACTTATTATTAATGATAAATATATAATACATGtacagtcccagtcaaaagtttgggcacacctactcattcaagggtttttcttttatttgtactattttctacattgtacaataacaGTGAatacctcaaaactatgaaataacacacatggaattatgtagtaaccaaaaaagtgttaaacatatcaaaatatttaaaattcttcaaagtagccaccctcctTTGTGACTGGTACTGTCTATATATCTTCtaacattacagtattatagcTAATTGTGTAGTGTTGATACAATATGGTTCTCATGTTTGATTCTTCCCTGTGATTTAGAAAAATATGCCCAAATTCAACAAAATCCCATTCTACCTCCAGCCTCATTCTTCCTCTGGTGCAAAAACCTTAAAGAAGTAAGTACAACATTTTAAACCGACAATCTGTTTTTCTGTTCCTATTATTGTTCTTTGTTCATCCTTCCCTGCGAAACACATTTTCCTAATGGTATCATTCACTTGAACTATTTCTCACCGTTCAATGTTCTAAGCTTGCAGTTATGTTCCAACGTTGTGGTTCTTCCGTAGGGACCGTCTGTCGGCCAGCGACATGCTCCAGGTGAGGAAGGTGATGGAACACGTATATGAGAAGATCATAAACCTGGACAACGAGTCTCAGACAGGGGCCTCGGGGAACAACGACAAGCCCAGCGAGCagcagaaggaggaggaggacgtgGCCGTGCTGGCCGAGGAGAAGATTGAGCTGCTCTGTCAGGATCAGGTACTGTACAAAAACCCTACCCCCCCACcttctagctctgactttgctgatagctactttgttGAGGAAAGGTGTActtactatgcctgtgatatatagttgtcccacctagctattttCAGATGAATACACTAACTGTAAGtccactctggataagagcgtctgctaaatgactcaaatgtattaATGTATGTTCCCACTTTTCGTTGTCTGTAGGTATTGGATCCCAACATGGACCTGCGGACGGTCAAGCATTTTATCTGGAAGAGTGGCGGAGACCTAACCCTTCACTATCGGCAGAAGTCCACGTGAGGTCGCCGGTGTCATCTTGTGCTATCctgaccaccacctcctccttctgGAACCAAACATGGACTGTTCAAACTCATCCAACCAGATCCATGTGTTAGTAACACAAACCTGCGCTCAACGACTCCTTGTTAGAGCCTTATAACCCCTCAGAAAGCATTGGTTTGGTCCGTAGCCAGAGTGTCACACAATAATCACTGTTCTCCAATCAGCCAGAACACACAAGGAGAAAGGAGGGTAACTATTGTTACTGTGTACAGTGAATGGACTGAAGACATTTCCAGGGCATTTTAAGGTTCTTTGTCATTTAGGTtttattttatgacgtttccttGCCTcctttttgttatttattttccttttttgtAAGTAAGATTTTTATTGACATGCCCATCTTCTGAGAGAGAAGGCGTGACAACCAGCTTGAGAAAGTCACTATGCTTGGGGGTTCACTTTGTGACATGAGTATGTTTTAGTTTTTGTTGGAGTCCCCCCCTCCCATACATTCCTAGAACATGCTTGTTTCCGGCCACCTATCACCACCCTTCATCCTCGTCCATGGTTACGAAAGGGTTTATTGAGGAACATTTTCTGGATAGTCAGGTGACCATTCAAACCAATCAAAGACTTGACAGAATGTAAAGACATGACAATGTTTATTGTATGTCGTGTGATATTCCTCAGTTACCTCAGTTTGGCAACTGACTGATGTATTGAAAGCTGCTGTGTGAAGCTTCTCTCACCAAATGGACACATACAAGTACACATTCCCCATACTATCTCTTTAGCGAACACTTAAATTACTGAACCTATCTTTCTTTTTGTAAATAGACTGTCATATTTTATAGGCAACTTGACACAAGTTGTACTTCTGATCATCAGGAACATTATATTTCCTTTTTTTTAGCAAAACCTATGTTGTTTTCAAAAGGGTGCTTTctcatgtaaaaatatatatatcattaaaATCACATGTCAAGAAGCAACAGGTATGTACAATTTAAAGGACCCACTGAATCAGGATGtttataggctactgtactgtatttgagAGCAAAGCTAAATTGTTGTCATTGGCATTACCCATGACAGTCTGCTGCTAAATCGGCCTATATCATTATACACTGACAAAGTTTATGGGGGGATATTCTTGAGGAAAGTGGAGGGAttcacaacttttttttttttatgccaATGAAATGAAGACTGCTCTCAAACTCCAACAATGTGAATTTCACAGTGTTATAGCAAATGTATTATAATAAAGAATTTATTTGGTTTTAATCCTAAAAAAAACTTTGGTTGTTGAATTATCTCTACATTAAAAAAAGCTACTAAAGAATTATATGCCTCTGTATCCACAACCGCTTATGCTCTGAAGTGCTGATTGTAATTTAATATATATTGTGGGTGCATAAGCTCATAATAAATTTGCCAACATGACAATAAGAATAAAATGCTTTTGAATTTCAGAGGAAGATGAATTGCATTGATCCGAGACTTAAGATCAGAAATCACATTGCTGAATTCCAGGACACAAAAGGCTACCACTTGCAATGTGGAATATGATATTTGTCTTGGAATACAAATGTTGCTGGAAGCAGGAGTGCAGTTGTCATGGTCTGAGCTCTGTCAGCTATGGGTCTGTACATCTGCAAGTATGTGTAAGTGCTCaactatacagtatgtatgtgtgtgtgtgtgtgtgtgtgtgtgcacactgcccactgcacactgccctaacccatctggacaagaggaatacctatgtgagaatgctgttcatcgactacagctcggcattcaacaccatagtaccctccaagtcgtcatcaagctcgagaccctgggtctcgaccccgccctgtgcaactgggtactggacttcctgacgggccgcccccaggtggtgagggtaggcaacaacatctcctccccgctgatcctcaacactggggccccacaagggtgcgttctgagccctctcctgtactccctgttcacccacgactgcgtggccatgcacgcctccaactcaatcatcaagtttgcggacgacacaacagtggtaggcttgattaccaacaacgacgagacggcctacagggaggaggtgagggccctcggagtgtggtgtcaggaaaataacctcacactcaacgtcaacaaaactaaggagatgattgtggacttcaggaaacagcagagggaacacccccccatccacatcgatggaacagtagtggagagggtagcaagttttaagttccttggcatacacatcacagacaaactgaattggtccactcacacagacagcatcgtgaggaaggcgcagcagcgcctcttcaacctcaggaggctgaagaaattcggcttgtcaccaaaagcactcacaaacttctacagatgcacaatcgagagcatcctggcgggctgtatcaccgcctggtatggcaactgcaccgccctcaaccgtaaggctctccagagggtagtgaggtctgcacaacgcatcaccgggggcaaactacctgccctccaggacacctacaccacccgatgctacaggaaggccataaagatcatcaaggacatcaaccacccgagccactgcctgttcaccccgctgtcatccagaaggcgaggtcagtacaggtgcatcaaagctgggaccgagagactgaaaaacagcttctatctcaaggccatcagactgttaaacagccaccactaacattgagtggctactgccaacacactgtcaatgacactgactctactccagccactttaatcatgggaattgatgggaaatgatgtaaatatatcactagccactttaaacaatgctaccttatataatgttacttaccctacattgttcatctcatatgcatacgttgatactgtactctatatcatcgactgcatccttatgtaatacatgtatcactagccactttaactatgccacttggtttacatacttatctcatatgtatatactgtactcgatatcatctactgtatcttgcctatgctgctctgtaccatcactcattcatatatccttatgtacatattctttatccccttacactgtgtataagacagtagtttttttggaattgttagttagattacttgctcgttattactgcattgtcggaactagaagcacaagcatttcgctacactcgcattaacatctgctaaccatgtgtatgtgacaaataaaatttgatttgatttgatatatatatatatgtgtgtgtgtatatatatgacatttcTTGCAATTGTATAGTCATCCCTGAAGCTCTCTTAATCTATATCTCCAGATTGTTTCCAGAGAGCcaatcagggatcatcaactagaatCAGCCACCTGACGATTTATTTCTTGAACGGATGGTCAGGGGACCTGAAcattattacaaataatttgtagactgcaaattgacagcaagaagcccaaacagatttaATATTTGAAATTGGGGCCatggccgccagttggggaaccccgCATGGTTCGATCTGAcccattatttatatatacactagatgacaaTCGGGGAGCTGTTTTGAAGCCAACATtgctccatcttggcactcccccgtCAACGTAGAAAAAAATCGTTTTTTTacgtctacatttgtttttgccatgtttattctattacagacaccttaaaatAGGCTTGGGCGGTGTACCGTATACCAGTGGTGTTTGGAAAAAGCCACAGGGGGATTTTTCTATACTATAAATACCATCAAAACTATTAATTTTGAAGTTTTTCAATAAATGTTAATATTTTTTGCGGCATTTTTAGTTATTACCTGCAAtcaacttgtgcaataccctagaaGATTAAGAAGATTGCGTTCATTTCATCTGTCAAATTATTTTAAATTATTAGGtttaccgtagttccccagaacagttgggCCAGTCACGTgattgtttgtaaatagcacaataaGAGAAAGCATGCTGGTGAGGCCATAGCGTTCCATATCTATCGACGAGTCTGTTGTGTGGCGTACGAGTTGATTCAGTTACACTTGTATGCAATTCACTACTAAATGTTTTCCATCAGATATCTTATAATTGCTTTCTTCCAGAAGTCAAAGAGCTCTGGAAGAGATATCTGTACAGATGtcatttttttgtgtgctttTTACTAgcggtttttttttttttttttgtctccgTTCTTTTCCCATCTGGTCTGTGTAACGTTTACACATcacaactttgttcatttgcacaatttcTCTCGTTCACCGTCGCTTATAAATTTCAACACTCACCGAAATTGACAtttggtagctactagctatgcttgtataactttatgagctggatttgcTTGTCTTTGCAATTAGTTTATGTTCGTTCTCGCTCGTTAGCCTTTAGCTAATATCATCTGTGATTTCGCTTTTAGTTAGTGATACATTGTTAGCATTCTGGTGATAGAGGCCCAATTGGCTTTTCTTGCATTTTTAGCGCCCCTTATGTGCTTTGCTGGTAATACCGTAAATCCCGGTATGACAATATGAACATCTGGATTCCGTCCAAGCctacaccttaatgcatacttttaaattattgtttattattattattgattatatTGTGTGAGATAAACATAAAGATTTTAGTAAACTATTTTTGAAAGTtctactgtccccactacaacaaacaatacaaaaataaatgtaattgaaatactgtagaattccatttaTTCCCACTCCTTCTGGGGAGTGGCAATATGGCCGATCGGTGGCTTCAAAGCTACCcactggccaatacatagcatttCAGGGTTTAAATGCATCACTGTATTTGACCCTCCAGAAGATGCTGCAGGCATCCCCATCAGGGACCCAGGCAGAGAAATCCCCGCCTGTCTCAGGTTGGATACTATTATAGCCCTCTCTGTTCCTTCCAGGTCCACTTAAACCCCTTTGATGTTTATGTTATGTGAAGATGTCGCGATATACAGGGGACACTCTGACACGTTTGTTATCGCTGTTATCAAAACTGCAGGGCGGAAATCTCTGGGCACTCCCAACAAGTAGTGGTCCAAACCGTAGAATTATAACAAAAACTAATCCGCTGAAAACTCCGCCCATCTTTCATTCCCTGTCGCGGACTGGCGGAATTTAAGATCACTCAATAGTAAACTGGTTACCATGGACTTTAGCTTGTCAGTCAGTATCCATGAGGACATTATTATTTTGTTGGAATGGTAGGTAATAGGAAGCTATCTCTATCAAGGTGGTATCGGAAATTAATTTAGGGAACAAGAAGGGAGTTTACAGGCTAATTATTTGAACAGTCAGCATCAGTGCATTTACAATGGCTCCAAGGAAGAATTTCAGAAACCAAGCCAAAAAAGGTCGGTACCCTtcccaatgctaactagctaataGCATAGCTCGTACGCTAAATGATTGTGCAAGTCTAGCTAGTTAAATATTTATTTGACAGTTATGCAACTGCACCACCACCAGGCAAAGAATAATGTATTTCATCATGTTCTTTCCTCGAGCCAATTGTGCAGAATCTATTTTGAAACGCTACAATGTAGCAACTATGTTACAGTGATACAATGTAGCACCGCTGCTAACGTTCACTATTGTCCACTGTGTCAGCGGGTTAGTTAATGTCTTCACTACATTTAGAAGGGAGTTTATATGTTTAGCTATTTGTCGTCTGTTGTTGGTTTAGGCTTCGTGTTTCTCTCTTCTCAAATTATGATGAATGTGAATGATGCTATGTTGGCCTGTGGGGAATGGTCATCAAATTATTCCATATTCCCAGTGCACACCATGTCATTCATCCAGACCATCCCTAGGCACATatctggttaaaaaaaatatttaaaaaaaacctgTCTAACTGTTTAATGGATTTTGTGTCATTAAAGGGTTGCCTAACATTTTTCACACTAATAGCCTACTCCTCTTCAATTACCTTAGAATATGAGTGTCTTAATTGAGGACTGAGTCTAAACTAGTGAAAAGTGTCCTGTGTTGTGACTGGTGGATAATAGTTACTTATAACAAGGAGCTGTCAATGCATGGATTTTAATTGTGTTTTCATTGCACAAACTGGCATAGTTTATAGCAAGTATTTCCCACTATGTAAGTGGGTTTCAATCAGAAGTGCAAAGACATGGGAAGTTGTCTGTCTGTGATTGTAATATCTGATTGGAAGGCATAGCCTACTAATGCTTGGCCCTGTTTGCAGTGCTGTGCTGGTATTGGGAAAGAGACACTGAATCTACACTAGGGTGTCACAACTGCCAAGGCAACATCAACCTCAGAAAAATGTTGCAGGTGTGCGTATGCCTGACAGTTGTTAATCTTCATGGTCCATGCCCTGTAACATCCTTTGTTAGACAGATTGTTGCCAAAATCTTTGGCTGCCATTTATGGACCAACTACTCTGATGCACTCGCCTATTGAAAAAGAGGATGATAATTATTAGGTTAACACAAATTATGATTAGCCgttaacattttttattattataaacaCATGAAGATTAGCCAATGGCCTTAGAGGAAGTTGTTAGTCTTCAGTCATGATGGctgaaatacactgagtgtacaaaacatcaggaacactttccatgacatagactaaccaggtaaatccaggtgaaagctatgatcccttattgatgtcacttgttaaacctactccccttcatctacactgatttgaaggggacaggttaaagaaggatatttttttaagctttgagacatgcattgtgtatgtgtgccattcagagggtgaatgggaaagacaaaacattgaagtgcctttgaacagggtatggtagtaggtgccaggtgcgtGTGTCAAGAGCTGCGATGCTGCTGTTTTTTTATTTCTTCCATGCTCAACCGTTTCCCGTGtctatcaagaatagtccactacccaaaggacatccagcaaacttgacacaactgtgggcatcattggagtcaacatgggacagAATCCCATATATGCCTCTACAACCATAGGTAATGatgtcactgaaacccttaaagagttgcagtctgttttggaatgggtggccagtaataaaactggtcctgaacatctctaaaactaagagcattgtcaTTTGgtgcaaatcattccctaagttctagaactcagctgaatctggtaatgaattgtgtggctgttgaacaagttgaggggactaaattacttggcgttaccttagattgtaaactgtcatggtcaaaacttATAGATTCAGTGGTTGTAAagctggggagaggtctgtctgtaataaagagatgttgtgcttttttgacaccaAACTACAAAAATCAAGTCCTGCAGGGTCTAGTTTGGTATCATCATGATTATTATCCAGCCATGTGCAAGCAAAGACCTAGTgaactgcagctggcccagaacagagaggcacatcttgctcttcattgtaatcagagggctaatataaatACTATTCATGCCAGTCCtattggctaagagttgagactgactgcatcactgctTTTTATAAGAACCACtattgtgttgaaaatcccaaattattTACGTAGTCAACTTCTAGGTTAAATGGTTGGAAGTTTGTAAGCTGATAAAACACTACTCCACCCATCTAGTGAGAAGATGGTAGTGCTCGTATTGCACCAGAATGGGTGTGTCAGCCTAGTCATGAACTGCTCTTTTACACACTTTTCTACTGTACAACTATTTCTAAATGCTGTAGGTTAATGTGCTCAACTTCAAGAGAATTTCAATCTCTGCACCAGATCTTCACTAAAGACCAACTGACAGGCAACTGTCATGTTTTCTGTGTTTGGACAAGTGCCAACTCTGCTGCAATGTCTTTGTGTGTACCTTGTTCTGCACAGTCCTTTGTGTGTACCTTGTTCTGCACAGTCCCTCTTGTGTCCTATCTGGCTAGGCAGAtgagtgtctcacacacacactgcatgtcCTCTCCATATTTGTTTGATGGCTCTAAAAAATAGTCCCCTGGGCTAGTTTGGCCAGTATCGAGTTCCAGCTGTCCAAGTGGTCACTCTACGCCTCATTCAGGCAGGGGGGATTTGTTAGAAACTGGGGAAAATCAAGGAGTTCTCATCATGGATCCCACTTCATCTGCCCTGATGGAGGAACCTGTGATTGAGGAGCCCATCTGTGAAGAAGCCATATTGGTTAAAGAAATCCTAGATAGGGTCAAGGTGATTTATAAATGGTAGGCTAATGGTTCTGCTTAACTGCTTCATTCAGAAGTGTTGAATGGTAACCGACAGTGTGGTGCCATTAAGCAATAAGTtcagaggaggtgtggtatatggccaatataccacagctaatggCTTTTCGTACGCGCGATGAAACGCGGAGTGCCTGGGTAtcttggccatataccacaaactcctgatgtgccttattgctattataaactggttactaatgtgaaaataaatgttttgtcatacccgtggtatatggtctgatataccacggctttcagccaatcagcattcagggctcgaaccacccagtttaaaaTATCGAATTGACTAGGATGCGGGACTGTTATTCTGGTTAACAGAGCAGTGTCTGGAGTAAAGTAGAGCTATTACAAATGGTAGTCGACATGGCAACCTTCGCCAGCAACCTAAATATGTAGCGTTGTAGCTATTTAACAGCACAAACTACCTTGCCTTTATACTGATGAAgtcatcacaggaggttggtagcatcttaattggggaggacgggctcgtgataATGGCTGGAGCCGAATAAGTGCAGTgttatcaaatacatggtttccgtTCCATTCacgccgttccagccattattatgagccgtccgcccctcagcagcctccattgtCTTTTATTTAtatccagggtttttctttattttactattttctacattgtagaataatagtgaagacatcagaactttGAAAATAACgcttggaatcatgtagtaacaaaaaaagtgttaaacaaatcaaaatatatttgagattctaatcgggtcatctgatgcagcactccatcactctccttctttggtcaaatagcccttatacaaccctggaggtgtgttttgggtcattgtcctgttgaaaatcaaatgatagtcccactaagcacaaagcAAATGGGATGGTCTATCGCTGCAGAAggctgtggtagcaatgctggttaagtgtgccttgaattctaaataaatcactgaccgtgtcaccagcaaagcaccatcacaccatcacacctccatgcttcatggtgggaaccacacatgcggagatcatccg carries:
- the LOC112232688 gene encoding WD repeat-containing protein 48-like isoform X1, whose product is MEVTSRCHHVKMATHHRQNAAGRRKVQVSYVIRDEVEKYNRNGVNALQLDPALNRLFTAGRDSIIRIWSVNQHKQDPYIASMEHHTDWVNDIVLCCNGKTLISASSDTTVKVWNAHKGFCMSTLRTHKDYVKALAYAKDKELVASAGLDRQIFLWDVNTLTALTASNNTVTTSSLSGNKDSIYSLAMNQMGTVIVSGSTEKSECALLKVLRVWDPRTCAKLMKLKGHTDNVKSLLLNRDGTQCLSGSSDGTIRLWSLGQQRCIATYRVHDEGVWALQVNEAFTHVYSGGRDRKIYCTDLRNPELRMLICEEKAPVLKMELDRSADPPTALWVSTTKSTVNKWSLKGIHNFRASGDYDNDCTTPLTPLCTQPEQVVKGGASIIQCHILNDKRHILTKDTNNNVAYWDILKACKGEDLGKMEFDEEIKKRFKMVYVPNWFSVDLKTGMLTITLDESDCFAAWVSAKDAGFSSPDGADPKLNLGGLLLQALLEYWPRTHVNPMDEETEMNHVNGEHESRIQKGNGYFHVPPHTPVIFGEAGGRTLFRLLCRDSGGETESMLLNETVPQWVIDITVDKNMPKFNKIPFYLQPHSSSGAKTLKKDRLSASDMLQVRKVMEHVYEKIINLDNESQTGASGNNDKPSEQQKEEEDVAVLAEEKIELLCQDQVLDPNMDLRTVKHFIWKSGGDLTLHYRQKST
- the LOC112232688 gene encoding WD repeat-containing protein 48-like isoform X2, which gives rise to MEVTSRCHHVKMATHHRQNAAGRRKVQVSYVIRDEVEKYNRNGVNALQLDPALNRLFTAGRDSIIRIWSVNQHKDPYIASMEHHTDWVNDIVLCCNGKTLISASSDTTVKVWNAHKGFCMSTLRTHKDYVKALAYAKDKELVASAGLDRQIFLWDVNTLTALTASNNTVTTSSLSGNKDSIYSLAMNQMGTVIVSGSTEKSECALLKVLRVWDPRTCAKLMKLKGHTDNVKSLLLNRDGTQCLSGSSDGTIRLWSLGQQRCIATYRVHDEGVWALQVNEAFTHVYSGGRDRKIYCTDLRNPELRMLICEEKAPVLKMELDRSADPPTALWVSTTKSTVNKWSLKGIHNFRASGDYDNDCTTPLTPLCTQPEQVVKGGASIIQCHILNDKRHILTKDTNNNVAYWDILKACKGEDLGKMEFDEEIKKRFKMVYVPNWFSVDLKTGMLTITLDESDCFAAWVSAKDAGFSSPDGADPKLNLGGLLLQALLEYWPRTHVNPMDEETEMNHVNGEHESRIQKGNGYFHVPPHTPVIFGEAGGRTLFRLLCRDSGGETESMLLNETVPQWVIDITVDKNMPKFNKIPFYLQPHSSSGAKTLKKDRLSASDMLQVRKVMEHVYEKIINLDNESQTGASGNNDKPSEQQKEEEDVAVLAEEKIELLCQDQVLDPNMDLRTVKHFIWKSGGDLTLHYRQKST